A segment of the Lycium ferocissimum isolate CSIRO_LF1 chromosome 10, AGI_CSIRO_Lferr_CH_V1, whole genome shotgun sequence genome:
CGAGGTCTTCTCCGGATTGATGACCTCTCCAAAATAGTGCTTGACCCTCTGCCCATTTACCAAGAATGTCCGCTCTGCATTCAGCGGCTTCAGCTCAACCGCCCCATGTGCGGTTACCCGAACGACTTCAAACGGCCCCGACCACTTACTTTTCAACTTCCCTCCGAAAATCTTCAGCCTGGAGTTATACAACAAGACTAACTGCCCGGGTACAAAGTCACGAGGTTGGATGCGCTTGTCGTGAATTCTCTTCGTTCGCTCCTTGTACATTTTTGCGTTCTCATAGGCATGATAGCGAAATTCCTCTAACTCGTGCAGTTGCAACAGTCTCTTTTCTCCAGCTTAAACCATGTCTAAATTCAGCTTCTTTATTGCCCAATATGCTCTATGCTCGAGCTCAACTGGTAGATGACATACCTTACAAAGACGAGTTTATAGGGAGATGTGCCAATTGGAGTTTTGTAAGTTGTTCTGTATGCCCAcagagcatcatcgagcttcAGTGCCTAATCTTTCCTACTCATGCTCACAGTCTTCTCTAaaattctcttaatttctctgtTCGATACCTCCACTTGACCACTCGTTTGAGGATGATAAGCAGTCGCTATCTTGTGTTTCACCCCATACTTGAGCAACAATTTATCAAAGAGTCGATTGCAAAAGTGCGTACCTTGATCACTGATGATGGCTCGAGAGGTCCCAAACCTTGTAAAAATGTTCTTTTTCAGAAATCTTGCCACCACACTAGCGTCATTGGTGGGAAGTGCAATGGCTTCTACCCACTTCGAGACATAGTCTACAGCAACCAATATGTACTTATTCCCCTTGGACGGTATGAAGGGACCCATGAAGTCGATACCCCACACATCAAATAGCTCGATTTCTAAGATACCCTTCAAAGGCATTTCATGACGCTTGGAGATATTTCCGGTTCTCTGGCAGCTATCGCAGGCTCGCACAAATTCATGAGCATCTTTGAACAAAGTAGGCCAGTAGAACCCGGATTGAAGTACCTTCGCAGCTGTTCTGTCACCAGCGTGATGTCCCCCATAGGGTGATGAGTGACACTTCTCAAGAATCGCGGGGACCTCTTCCTCTGGGATACACCTTCTGATCAGCTGATCTGTGCCAACCCTGTAGAGATAGGGCTCATCCCATACATAGAAACGACTATCATGCAAAATCTGCTTCTTCTTCTCGTGATTAGCACCAGTGGGGTAAATCTCACTTACTATAAAGTTCACCATGTCTGCATACCATGGCACCTCAGCTGATTGTAGAGCAAAAAGTTGTTCATCAGGAAAAGTCTCCTTAATCGCCACTGCTTCATCTACATGTTCCCAATCTTCCAACCTCGATAAGTGATCTACTACCTGATTTTCTGTGCCCTTTCGATCAAGAATCTCGATGTTAAACTCTTGTAGCAAAGAACACCAAACGAATAAGCCTCGGCTTTGCATCCTTCTTTGCAAACAAATAACGAACTGCAGTGTGATCAGTATATAGAATTACCTTCATGCCCACAAGATATGATCGGAATTTGTCAAAGGCGTAGACAACCGCCAATAACTCCTTCTCTGTGACAGTATAGTTCATCTGGGCTGCATCAAGTGTCTTGCTGGCATAGTAAATAGGATGAAAAATCTTGTCCCTTTTCTGACCAAGGACAGCTCCCACAGCAAAATcacttgcatcacacatcaaaATAAATGGCAGAGACCAATCGGGTGCGATGATAATAGGAGCAGACACTAACCTCTGTTTCAACTCATCAAAAGCCGTCAGACAGGCTTCATTGAACACAAACTTCACATCTTTCTCTAAAATCTTGCACATTGGATTAGCAACTTTAGAGAAGTCTTTGATGAACCATCGATAGAAGCCTGCATGCCCAAGAAAACTGCGAACTCCCCGAACTGAAACGGGTGGTGCAAATTTTTCAATTGCTTCAATCTTTTCCCTGTCAACCTCTATTCCCTTGCTCGATATCTTGTGCCTAAGAACGATGCCCTCTCGAACTATGAAATGGCATTTTTCCCATTTAAGTACTAAGTTCGTTTCTTCACAACAAGCTAACACGGCATCAAGATGGTTCAAGCAGTCATCAAAAGAATCCCCAAAAACAGAGAAGTCATCCATAAATACCTCCACATAGTTTTCCACCATATCGGTGAAAATAGCCATCATACATCGCTGAAAAGTACCTGGAGCATTGCACAAACCGAAAGGCATCCTCCAGAATACAAACGTACCATATGGACATGTGAATGTGGTCTTCTCTTGATCCTTAGGTGCAATCATGATCTGGTTGTAGCCCGAATAGCCATCCAAGAAGCAATAATTATCATGCCCAGCCAATCTATCGAGCATTTGATCTATGAAGGGCAAAGGAAAGTGATCTTTTCTGGTGGAGTTGTTCAACTTGCGATAGGCATAACATATTCTCCAACCGGTAACAGTTCGTTGAGGCACCAATTCATTCTTCTCATTCTCGACTACAGTCATGGCCCCTTTCTTCGGAACACATTGTACAGGACTTACCCATTTGCTGTcagagatgggataaataatgcAGCTGTCAAGCCACTTGATCACCTCTTTCTTCACCATATCCTTCATGATCGGGTTCAGTTGTCTCTGGCATTCAACACTAGGCTTGCTATCCTCCTCTAATAAGATTTTGTGCATGCAAAATGAACTACTAATACCTCGAATATCAGCTATCGACCACCCAAGGGCTCGGATTCGATCTCTTAGCACTCGTAACACACGTTCAACCTGCACATCAGTCAAATAAGTAGAGAGGATTACAGGCAATGTGTCTCCACTGCCTAGGAATGAATAGCGAAGATGAGGGGGTAATGGCTTCAACTCAAGAACTGGAGCCTCTTCAATAGATGGTTTCGTCTTCTTCCATGACTCTGGTCTGTTTAACTCCTCAAACGGTGTGTTTGCTCATAGATAAGCACATGAAGTGTCAAGAATGCTAAGACACTCCTCGACTTTTGCATCAATCATCAAATCTTCCCCATACACTAAAGCTGTTTCCAAAAGGTCTCGCGAAGCTAGAAAGTGATCTAACTCTGCATTAGTGAGCTCGGGCTCCACCACGGTAATCATCTTCAACTCCTCATAATGGGCTGGGAGCTTGGTAGCTTTAAACACATCAAAAGTCGCCTTGTCCATCAACCGTAATGGACATCTTCCCATCTTTTACTCGGATCACGTAATCAACAAAAGAGCTGAATCCTCTTCCCATGATGAGGGGAACACTCTTATCTGCCTCATAATCAAGTATCACAAAATCAACCGGCAGAATAAATGGGCCTACCTTAACAAGAACATCCTCAATAATACCATCAGGATACGCGAGAGAACGATCAGCCAGCTGCAATGTAATAGTGGTTGGCCTAGGCTCACCGAAACCCAATGTTCGGAACACAAAAGTGGGCATCAGATTAATACTAGCACCCAAATCACACAATGCTAGCCCAACTACAATGTTGGCAATAGTAATCGAAATCGTGAAGCTGCCCGGATCTTTCAACTTTAGAGGAATTTTACTCCTCACTCTAGAACTACACTCCTCAGTAAGTGCAACAGTCTCAAACTCTGTCCAACTCCTTTTGTTCGCAACCACATCTTTGATATACGTAGCATATTTTGGAACTTCTTGCAAAAGCTCCACCAAAGGTATGTTGATGTGTACCTGTTTTaagagttcaagaaatttcttacaAGCCGAATCTGCTTTCTGTTTCTGAAGTCGCTGTGGAAAGGGAGGGGGTGGTTGAACCACTTCCTCCACATGTTGCTCAACGACTGTCTGCTTTGGTTCAACTCGCTTAGCAGGGATAAGTTCTGTCTCTGCTATGTTCTTCTTTTTCGGAGGCACTTCTTCAAGCTCTCTGCCATTCCTCAAGGTGATTGCCTTGCACTCCTTTGGATTCTTCTCAGTATCACTAGGAAGAGCACCCGGTGGTCTGACATTCTGCATAAGAGCCATCTGCCCCATCTGACGCTCAAGATCGTGAATAGATTTCTGCATCTCACTCGAACTTTCTCGATTTTGCCGCCGCGTCACTTTGATTTTGAGCTGCGAGTCGCTTCATCATCTCTTCTAAATTGCTAGCCGGCCGAGCTTCGAGGTTGCCGATAATTGTTCGGCTTGGGAAATCTTGCTTTCCAAATGGAGTGTTGTAATTATTTCCATAATAGTTTCCCCGATTTCCAATACATATTCTCGCCCCACAAAAATAGACAAGACTGGGATTCAATGGACAATTGTTATAATCATGAGGCTCACCACAACTTACACGCCGCCCGGGCCGAATATGTTGAACTGGTTGAATCTCGAGCTTCGAGAAACACCCTCATCATAACATTAGTAAGAGTACTTATCGGAATAGGCGCAACATCATCAACTTGAAGAACCCAGCCAGCTTTCTTTGGTAACCCCTTGGCTAGTCTCATGATACTCATGGTGACCCTCCGACATCATCTCTAGGAGAGTTTCcatctcttcatatgttttgtttaaAATCTGCCCTTGAGCTGAAGCATTCAACAAGGCCCTTGATTCATGGTTAAGACCTTCTACAAAATAATTTCCAATGATCTCCTTTGGCTGTATGTGATGTGGGCAATCTCGCAAATAGCCCTTATACCTTTCCCAAGCGTGTGGAAGAGATTCGGAATCTCTCTGAGTGAAATTAGCAATTCTTCCTCGCagctcctttgttttcttgggtGAGAAAAACCCGTCGATAAACTTATTTGATAATATCTCCCAAGAAGTGCTAAAACCTGCAGGTAGATTCGTCAATCACTCCCTCGCTTCGCCAATCAGTGAGAACGAAAATAAGGACAGCTTCACATAATCATCGGGAACATCTCTATATTGGAAATTCTCGCTCAACTACACGAATCGCATCAAGTGCTTATGCGGGTCTTCACTAGACTTACCCATATATCGACACGTATGCCGCACCAGCCGCCTTTGTTCCTTCTTTCAGCTCGAAATTTCCAGTAATGTCAGGCCTAACAATAGCCTTAGCAATAGTCGCTAGACTAGGCCTAGCATAACTGGACAAAAGAATCCGTTGTTCTTGTGCCCTCGCAGCTGCTCTTGCACCCTGTTCATCCCCGTTTCTATTTCTATCCCTTTCTGCCTGTTCAAGAGCAAGTCTCGCTGCTTTGTCAGCCATTTTTCTCTGTCTGTGAAAAGTTCTTTCGATTTCGGGATCAAGATCAACTAACGATTTTCCTGAACTTCTAGTGCTTGGCGTAAACCAGAGAAACCTAAAGTGACACAAGTAGAACAAcgaaaaaaaagtaaagacttgaatagaaaaacaaactcaaattagaaaaacaagaaatttttctaagtccccggcaacggcgccaaaaacttattgctcccaaacgcacacgcaagtatacgtggttgtacaagtaatatagtcTGTTAAGTCCatatatcgatcccacagagacttagattctactgtcgaactaattcaaattcgaataaaactattcaagaaagtgaaaatcaagatgtttgttgtactaaactaaaactgaaaagtaaacaatttgtgatgggtgtttttgtgactgagaatatttcgacaaagattgtaaggtttatcagatgagagaaagttctagagtcatggctttcgacaatccagttgatcttcagACAATTCcacctatcttatttcctgggttactagttgacgggttaattataactttatgcgTATCTTCCGAGTTgttcacaagcctgtagatgctactataacgcctatatccctgtggtcgtcagaggtaacaagaatgCATTTACTTCttcgtattcaactaagcaaggctaaagggtatatccctatcctcattagcgaaacgattatatcgaacaagccctatttattcttattatgcatgcaaattccctatccctagttcaattcacacgccacagatagtgtctaactattggccagataatcaaacaattaagatcaagaataaataagcaacccaaaatatgaaaaatcaatagAGCATAATTGTCGtcaaaccaactttcaagtctttagccgcaaccctagaattaagaagttagctactcatgattctcaatgGACCagaagaattcatgaataatctaggattgaaaaagatgaaaaataaattaaacctAGAGAGAAGGTAATATGACGGCTTACAAGTGTTGGAATAATCCCAAAGACGTCATTAATAATGAACAAAATATCTATTTATAGTTTAGGGTTGTTAACCAAATAAAAGGGTCCTAATCCTACTTAAAATCGGACAATATTGGGCATTCTCGCGTTGGCCACGCGTCGCGGGTCCAACACGGGGTCTTCAGTGAATTCAGCCCCTATTTGTGCTGAGTCCGCGACGCGGGCTCAACGCCTGATTGAGAAGTTCTGCGCACCGATTCTTCGTTAGGGCACGCGACGCAGTCCAACACCCGAGTGCCATCTCGTGTTACATCCGCAACGCGGTGTGGCACATTGTGCTTGATTCTTCCGTAAATTCACCTAAGTGTCCAAAGCTTCTCTCGTTCACTCGTGTACACAAGGTCACCTCCAGAATCAACCAAAACTGCTTGGTTTCCCGTCGTTTGTCTTCATCGTACCTAGATACATGAAATATAGCGACATAAGCTCAAATACGCGATTCCATCATATATTAGGCAATAAAAGTCTTAGGAATGTGATGTAAAATGACAcgaaacatgatatttgtgccaaatatcaaacTGCTACAAGATGAATAATCCTCCACATTTACCCCGTTTAATGCAGGTAACATTATCacttgatataaaaaaaaattaagaggatAAAATTGCAGCGAAAATTATCATTTAATAGAAGTTTCttttaaagaataaaattgTCAATCAATTTTCGATGGGCATTTTCGTAATTCAACTTTGAGCTTAGATTGTTCCCACTTTTACTATAACTAGTATCTggacacgtgcgttgcacgtgtatctCATGCTAATTAGTATAAATGTTCACTATTATATTAGAATATGTTTGTGTCAAGTTACACGAAATTGGAAGGAAAAATAGATGCGCAAACTGATGAATGGTTAGCCTATAGAATAGAGTATGTATTGCCATTGCGAAATACAAATGTACTTGAAAATTGATTTCAAATGAGCATGAAAGAATATCCTTCGTCAGGGTCATGAAAGTTGAATTTGAGGAGAAAGAAACTTTATTTAGTAATACTTTGTACGCAATCAACTGTAGTTGTATCACTATTTTTCACGTAGTTAAAATTCATTTTTGGGTTAatcattatgttttatttaatttatttacatTATTTTGATCATAGAATTTAGTGCAACAATCACTACTAGAAACAGAGGgttttcccaccgacattcagtgagaaatttgtgctataaaatatgatttcccACCTCATTCCCACCGAACCAACTCAGTGGGAAAACGCATGGTGGAACACAGGTTCCCATTAAAACGCTGGGaaacttcataatttttttgtgtgaaaacactactatttaggtTTTTCACACCAACATTCAGTGGGAAATAGccactgaacatttttcagtggGAAATTCAATGGGAAAATggagattttttagtagtgaattaAAGTAATAATCGAACAACTTCAATTTTGCAATTCTTGTGATATAGTAACAGATATTCATCTTcagaattttcttgtttttttttttttcaacaaatcACAATTTACATATGAGTATGAGCAATGCCAGCGGGGTTACAGATACTTAACGTCTAAAAGCTTTTGCCCTACCTGTAATTAGAAACTCTACCTTCGTCTTATTTATACTTCTAATATATTAAGATGTGATCTAATAAAATTAATTGTACAGAAATTAGACCGACACATGCCTTCCTTAGGGTGTTTAGCAATTTCTTGGTGTACATCTGCAAAATAGTAAAATACTTAATGATTATTGGCATCAGAAAATTCAattgatgtgtatatatatatatatatatatgttgcattGTACATGTACCTTTTCTctaatttaaaattatgaacATTTCATCagtgaatttaaaaaaaaaaaaaaaaaaaaactaatcgaactgtataatataataatattatgaaatatAACACGAGAATCGCGTCTCAGATATTAGTacttcatgaaaaatataagaaaaaggaaaactgCAAATACagtttctgattttttttttgaaggtataaaatcaatttttttctgaTTGTTCCTGTACATAACAATCACATCATATGGCATAGGTAAAGACTTCATTTTTTAGCCATTCCCCTTTCCTATatgcaccaaaaaaaaaaaaaaaaaaaaaaaaaaagaattagaaaattTTATCAAAACTCGAAAAAGTCATCATCAAATAGGACACTGAGGGCTTGAGTTAACTAAACGTTCTTCGGATTAAAAGCAAGCATAGTGTGGTATTTATCTTTAGAGTatcaaattatgaaataaaaataattaaacagaACAAAATAGGAATATAAATGCAACACGAAGGAGAAGCGGCGCTATCTGCAAGGCTGCAACTGCTATCAACAAATCAATGAAGtcaatatatgtaattttttaaatttacagcTTGTCTTACGCTTACCTCATGAAATGTGAGCAGAGACAATTTGTTCAACTGAGAATTCTGTAGAATTTTTTCATATCTGTTGTTAAAAACAAAACAGGAAACTTCAGTAAGGAGATGGAATAAAACAGTAGATAATATCTTGCTAGGGATTTGGCGGTTTAGATACTTCAAAAGTATAAATTTGTGAGATGAACCAACAACACTTGCCACTGTTACGCCAAATGAGAAGAACGAAAAAGCTTTGTGGTTAGTGGCAAAAATCAAGGATTTAACCAATGGATAAAATCTTGGACAAAGAAGACAAGGATTAAACAAAAAGTGCACAAGTGAAGTGACATTTTATGGAAGGACACAGAGCACGTGAAAGGACTGCAAAGGATGCTATTAATGAAAGAAGCTAAAAAGGCCAATAAGTAAAACTCAATGAATATTGGAAGATGTAAAATTCCTTAATATATATCCgatttagtgttttttttttttttttaaatgaaggaCAAAATTGTCATTCAATTTTTCGATGGGCATTTTTGTAATCTAACTTTTAACTTCTTGGCTTTCCACTTTTAGTATAGTATGATAATATGAAGAGCAAAAAGACTACAAAATATAAAACGTGTCAATGAATATAACAAAAGCAGAATTCTTTTATGCTCCTTTGTGTTTACCGTATTTTTCAAGTAATATTTTTTGCGCGGTACCGATACTAGTATTCATGAAAACAAAAGCAACCGTgaagtattattttttatagcATCAGAGGCCCTATGAAACAGAAGTACAACTATTTGTTTTATTACTACAATCAAGTACCATATTTTACTCTACAAAAGAGCAAATATGACATTTCGCGAGTCCATGATATTGGAAATTCTTATTTTCGGAGGGAGGAGGTTTCCTATCCCCCGTTGTCTTGTTCAACGGCCTTCTGTTTTTGTTGAGTCGGTCATGCAAGGACAGTCAGGGCAAAGACATTCAACTTTCTCATCATTGAGCTAGTCATGCAAGAGCAATCAGGGCAAGGACATTCAACCGTAGTTAGCAAATTTCTTGTTCTTGGTAAGTTTAAGTTCACAGAATATGTTTTGGCTAAGACGCTTGACTCAATGGTTCCAGGAGTTTCAACATGACTCTCAATCGACTCACTGGTGCTGAGATAGAAGCAAAGTGCAAAAACCATGAAAACCAAGGCCACTGAGATTTTCTTCGCCATCGATAAAAAGTTTTAAACTATTCCCTCTGTAACACTTATGCTCTTGGTGTGGTTGCTCAAAGCAATCGAATTGTTGACATTTGTAGTGATAGATTGCTTAGATGCTAACATAATAACATTGAGTAATTAGTACTAACTGGGATATCTATGTTGTACTAGAGCATATCCTTTAAGGAATTAGTGTTTAGGctctgtttttaaaaaaataatgtcaatttCTCTTGGAAAGTTAAGATGGTATAGATGCCCCATATGGACAAAAAAAGCATCAACAGAAATGTGTCATATTTAGGTTCAAACTGATACAATGCCGTCTCAATTTCAGATATTCCAAATAAATGGCTGCTTCTAAATTTTATTCGCCTTTCTTAACAGATTTATTGATGTCAACAATAGATAGATGCATGGTGTATCTTAAACACTACCATCTATAACCCTTTCAAATATTTGTAATTAAGAAATGAGTTTATCCCACGTTCATACCCGCCAAAAGTTTTATGAGTTTAGCATTATATCCACCAAATGGTTATAAAATTTACACTTCCAGTCAAActtgttgattgttgtgtttCTGTAGCTTGTAAGTCTTTGATTGTCTATGTCAACACTTAGGACTATCCATCTATGCATTAAAAGTTCGCAATCACTAAAAAAGAGCTTAGAATATCATTTAAGCAAAGGGAAGTATAGTTTATAGTTTAAGAGAATATTATTGTCTGAATATCTGTCATCTGCTGAACAAGGGAAATGGTTGCTGTTAGTGAATAGTTTCTTCAGTTATTGATGTAGATGAAAATGAGGTTCTTTATACTTCAAATTGGCAAACATGCATATCATCAAATAAGActattcacaacaacattatcaatttTTCAGAAAGTAGGCCAAATTGTCAAACATGCAAATCATCAAATAAGActattcacaacaacattatcaatttTCGTTAAGTAGGCCATCATTAAGCCAGTTCCTCATCATCAAGAAAGCCTCTTCTGCATCTTTATCGTCTTCTAAAGATTGAGGCCGATGGGCAAAACCATAACTCCTTCCCTCAAAAACAACCATTTTGCAACCATTGGCATTATTTTCAACCTCCTTCAAGACATTCACTGGACAAAGTGGATCATTGTCACCTGCAATGAGTAGTAACGGAACCTCAATCTTGCTCACAATAGATAAGTCGATCCGTGTGCCATAGAATGAGATGCCAACACCAAAGTGAGAACCCTGGTCTTGAGCCAATATGTCTATTAACAGGCCACCTCCAAAACAAAATCCAATGACACCAAACTTGTTTGATATTCCTGCAGCCACGAATTCATCGGCCATCCATTTTGTCGATGTGAAAATGTCTCTCACAACCTGTTGTTTGTCTACACCACCGAGCCATTTCTCAAACAAAGCCTGGGGTTCATCTTTTCTCCATGGATTGCCACGAAACATATCTGGTACCAGAACACTGCAAaattattcaacaaacaacaGAAGGAATTCAATACAATTTCCAACTAAAAGGGTTTGACAAAACAAAGAAGCTGAATACAACATTACTAATATATTTAACTTGCACACTCCgacaatttataaatattttacattAACAGTGTATTTATCAGGTAACCTGCCTTATTTATCAGGTCACTAATCCCAACTTTTATGAACGTTTGCTTAATAGTTACTGTTAGGTGACCTGTTTGAAGTCACACTCATTATTGATATGCTACAAAGAGAATCAGCACCTAAAAGGACAAATGACGGTGACAGGAGGAGGGGAAAGAGTCGGAACTCAAGAAAAAGAGACGACTATCTAACATTAGGAACTCCTTCACTAGAACAAGTTACTTTTGTATTATCTTATTGTCATCTTAGTTGATCCTAGAACCAAACGGTAAAAACTTTCAGGTGGCctttgtttgaaaattttgcaaactctGTTTGAGTTGTCTCGCAAAAACTCAGAAGACATTTTGCATACTGtctttgaaaattttcgaaTGAACACCTCCACATGCAGTATAGACATGTTCATGTCTCGAGCTTTATAGACATGTTCATGACTCGAGCTTTCTTTGGTTGGTTGCATCACTTTCTTTTGCACAGGGTATGGAGTATGATAACCAAAGGAGGCACCTTTCAAGTAGAGAAGGCATAGCAGGAGTAGATGACTTACTTGTACCCATTGCATGCAACACGGTATGCAAAATCTCTGGTAGATGAGTCCTCAAATCCAAAGATATCAGATAAGAGCAAAATGCCAGTACCATTATTGTTCTTTACAGCGTTGCAAAGATAAGCATCAATGCTATCAACTCCATCCCCAATAGAGAGCTCCACTCCATTAACCAGTTCACAAGCCTCATCCTCTAATTTCACTTTGCAATTAAAGACACTGCATTTCTTAGGCTTTCTGAAGGATAATGAAATACCCCAACACTTCACACAGTTTCTCTGGACAATAACTGAAGCATGACAGTCAGCCCTTTCTCGAGAACCATCAAACTAATTAAACAACACACTGTGTATTCTTTGGATCTACTAGGAAATATGGCATACTTCAAAGGAATGAAGATTTTCAGAACAACTTAGTTTTTAATTAGAAGATTAGTACTTATTTCAAAAAGACGATGTAATTTACCAGTAATTTTAAATTTACATCATCTGTCCATTAACCCTAGCCTTTATTGACAATGGCCTCAATGGATAACTTACTGGATTGCTCAGTAAGTTCTCTTATTCTATTTTCCACTGTCAATAATATTCCTGCAGATATGGAAGAAGTCTTGGACCATTGGTTtaatcaagttttcttgataAAAAATAGCAGAGTTTTTAACATTGCAGATAAGATTGAAGTGCAAAACTAATTCTTCCTCCAGTAATCTGGAGGGTAATAAGAATTTGTCTCATATTCAGTTTCTATTGTGAAAAGAGCATGGTCTCAACAATAAGAAGCGAGGGAAATAACAAATTC
Coding sequences within it:
- the LOC132034275 gene encoding uncharacterized protein LOC132034275; this translates as MESALLLTAPTAAGTSSSLFKKRGTFLPPLDARFHISFSRNCVKCWGISLSFRKPKKCSVFNCKVKLEDEACELVNGVELSIGDGVDSIDAYLCNAVKNNNGTGILLLSDIFGFEDSSTRDFAYRVACNGYNVLVPDMFRGNPWRKDEPQALFEKWLGGVDKQQVVRDIFTSTKWMADEFVAAGISNKFGVIGFCFGGGLLIDILAQDQGSHFGVGISFYGTRIDLSIVSKIEVPLLLIAGDNDPLCPVNVLKEVENNANGCKMVVFEGRSYGFAHRPQSLEDDKDAEEAFLMMRNWLNDGLLNEN